CTCTGCTCCACTCAAAACctggagttttttttattttattttaataacaatCCATCAGCAAATATCGCAAAGTGACTTGAGAGAAACTANNNNNNNNNNNNNNNNNNNNNNNNNNNNNNNNNNNNNNNNNNNNNNNNNNNNNNNNNNNNNNNNNNNNNNNNNNNNNNNNNNNNNNNNNNNNNNNNNNNNNNNNNNNNNNNNNNNNNNNNNNNNNNNNNNNNNNNNNNNNNNNNNNNNNNNNNNNNNNNNNNNNNNNNNNNNNNNNNNNNNNNNNNNNNNNNNNNNNNNNNNNNNNNNNNNNNNNNNNNNNNNNNNNNNNNNNNNNNNNNNNNNNNNNNNNNNNNNNNNNNNNNNNNNNNNNNNNNNNNNNNNNNNNNNNNNNNNNNNNNNNNNNNNNNNNNNNNNNNNNNNNNNNNNNNNNNNNNNNNNNNNNNNNNNNNNNNNNNNNNNNNNNNNNNNNNNNNNNNNNNNNNNNNNNNNNNNNNNNNNNNNNNNNNNNNNNNNNNNNNNNNNNNNNNNNNNNNNNNNNNNNNNNNNNNNNNNNNNNNNNNNNNNNNNNNNNNNNNNNNNNNNNNNNNNNNNNNNNNNNNNNNNNNNNNNNNNNNNNNNNNNNNNNNNNNNNNNNNNNNNNNNNNNNNNNNNNNNNNNNNNNNNNNNNNNNNNNNNNNNNNNNNNNNNNNNNNNNNNNNNNNNNNNNNNNNNNNNNNNNNNNNNNNNNNNNNNNNNNNNNNNNNNNNNNNNNNNNNNNNNNNNNNNNNNNNNNNNNNNNNNNNNNNNNNNNNNNNNNNNNNNNNNNNNNNNNNNNNNNNNNNNNNNNNNNNNNNNNNNNNNNNNNNNNNNNNNNNNNNNNNNNNNNNNNNNNNNNNNNNNNNNNNNNNNNNNNNNNNNNNNNNNNNNNNNNNNNNNNNNNNNNNNNNNNNNNNNNNNNNNNNNNNNNNNNNNNNNNNNNNNNNNNNNNNNNNNNNNNNNNNNNNNNNNNNNNNNNNNNNNNNNNNNNNNNNNNNNNNNNNNNNNNNNNNNNNNNNNNNNNNNNNNNNNNNNNNNNNNNNNNNNNNNNNNNNNNNNNNNNNNNNNNNNNNNNNNNNNNNNNNNNNNNNNNNNNNNNNNNNNNNNNNNNNNNNNNNNNNNNNNNNNNNNNNNNNNNNNNNNNNNNNNNNNNNNNNNNNNNNNNNNNNNNNNNNNNNNNNNNNNNNNNNNNNNNNNNNNNNNNNNNNNNNNNNNNNNNNNNNNNNNNNNNNNNNNNNNNNNNNNNNNNNNNNNNNNNNNNNNNNNNNNNNNNNNNNNNNNNNNNNNNNNNNNNNNNNNNNNNNNNNNNNNNNNNNNNNNNNNNNNNNNNNNNNNtaaaaaaaaaaaaaaaaaaaaacaactttggTCACCTCATTACGGTGATAGCTTGCCAAGAGAGCATCACGAAACTTGAACAATTTCTTAGCGTGAAACCGAGCTAGATATGTTTGAGAAGCTGGATAAGAATCAAGCATTGCACAGTAACGTAGAGGCCTGACATAAGTTAATTCTGCATCAGATTCTATAAACCTAGTGATCTCTTGCACAACTAGCCTCCACTCCTTAAAGTTTGTCtcctacacacacacacacacaaaagaagaacatCCTCAAATCcatcatcaagaagaagataaaaataaagACTTTTCACCAAATGTAACAAAAAAGGGCAGATCGGAAATTAAGTACCCTGAAATTAGATTTGCTGTCATCAACCAAAACCTTAAGCTTCTCAGCTAAGTGCAAAACCATATCTTTCCGATCCACaatcaaagaaacaagcaaaaacctAGCATAGAAACGTAACTCCTTGAAACGAGCACCAAGATCTTTCCCGTGAGCTTCTCCTTCAAAGTACCTCCTCCTAAGAATCGCTTCGTAGAAGACATAAGCCTCAAGAAGGAACCTAGCTTCACTAGTCCTCATGTACTGACTAAAGTAAAGCTGACCAATCCGGCTCGCGATCTCGCCGATTTCCCATCGGTTTAAACCGGACTCGACCAGCTTCGACCTGTGAGATTGCTGATAATTCCATAGCTTCATATAAGCTTTGAAGACTTTGTGGAAGTAGTGACTCTGTGCTCTTCCAAACGTTGGGAGATCGCGAACTCTCGCGAATTTCCGGTCTGCGTTTTCCACCAAAGCTCGGAAATTTCTCGAAACATCTTCACCCGCCATGTGAAAGACTACTTTACCCTCAGTTCCGGTGATAACCGCCGTCGTTTATCATCGGCTCTCCTCTGaggagagagaatagaaagagagagagagagagagagagagagagaagaagactaaTCAATCAATGGGAACGACggtggagagagaagagagataaatattatctttttttttttttaacagctgATTTAATTTATATCTCCTTATTTTTATTGAGAGTATTTTTTTCCAACTTCaaagtttatttgattatgtgTTCCTCTTTTAGTTGCTGATCACCTTTCTAAAAGTagttgaaaaaaagaagaaaaaatgaattcttgggattattaataattttgattattgtttatgtaattttgaggggaaaaaaaaaagaaattgacaTTAAGC
The sequence above is a segment of the Camelina sativa cultivar DH55 chromosome 10, Cs, whole genome shotgun sequence genome. Coding sequences within it:
- the LOC104719928 gene encoding protein SCAI-like, whose protein sequence is MAGEDVSRNFRALVENADRKFARVRDLPTFGRAQSHYFHKVFKAYMKLWNYQQSHRSKLVESGLNRWEIGEIASRIGQLYFSQYMRTSEARFLLEAYVFYEAILRRRYFEGEAHGKDLGARFKELRFYARFLLVSLIVDRKDMVLHLAEKLKVLVDDSKSNFRETNFKEWRLVVQEITRFIESDAELTYVRPLRYCAMLDSYPASQTYLARFHAKKLFKFRDALLASYHRNEVTKVVFKLQVLSGAERGEPVAMLLSPLKPSFENPSTDDTDTLNGSQFTFFLTAPLQAFSQMLGLSNSNPDPEVYDEAESILSASFSEWETILLTSKVLNLVWAQVLPDPFLRRLILRFIFCRSVLTSFSRTEDDDPYLPQCHPNLPELLSPVSKPVQSSVQRLADHLGVAKSFHFNKT